Genomic DNA from Clavibacter michiganensis:
CCCGACGTGCGGGTCACGGGGACGTAGCCGTCGCGGGATCCGCGCACGGACACCGTGAGGCGGTGCCCGGCGTCGTAGGCCGTCACCGTGTACGCGGCGTCCGTCGCTCCCGGGATCCGCTCGCCGTCGCGGAACCACTGGTACTCGAGCGTCACGGGCGCCGGCTGCCAGAGGCCGGTGCGCACGGAGAGGGTGGATCCGTACTCGACCGTCCCCACGATCTGGGGCTGCGGGGCGGACGTGAGCGCCTGCGCGCCCGGCGCGCTCGCCGTGCTGCCCTCGACGTGCACGTAGCGCCACGCGTCCGGGATGGGGCCGAAGGTCAGGTCGAAGGCCACGCGCTTGCCGTAGCCCGGGGTGACCGTGACGGATCCGGTGCCGCCGGCGTCCACGAGCGCGCCGCCGTCGATCTGGTAGAAGATGTCGCTCTCCTCGGGCGTGAAGCCGTTGAGGGCCGCGCGCACGTCCCACCGGAACGTGACGGACGGGCCGTCCACGATCACCTCGGGCGTGTACTCGAGCGGGCCGCCGACCGACCGGACCGTCGTGGGCGCGGACGCCGTGCCGGTGACGGCGACGCCGCCCACGGTCCCGGCGACGCGCACGCTGATGAGGTGCTCGCCGGGGGAGGCCGGGATGTAGACCTCGTCCTCGTCGCCGGTGACGCTGCCCGTCCCGTCCGAGAGCCAGGGCCCGGCGCCGTCGAGCTGGTACTCGTAGCGGAGGCCGGAGTTGTCGGTGATCCCGCCGAGGTCCACCGAGATCACGCCGTGGAAGTTCGCGTCGGCGCTGTAGTCGAAGCCGTAGCCGCGCACCGTGGGGGCGGGGATGCGGACCGCTGCGGCGGTCGACGAGTCGGCGGCGGGCGCGGGCGTCGTCGCCGCCTGCGCGGGCGCGACCCCGGCGAACGCGGTGCCGGCCGCGACGACGACGGCCAGGGCGGTGAGGGGGAGTTGTCGTCCCCCGGTGGTGCGGGTCATGTGGGTTCCTTCCTTGCGGGCCGGGTCGCCCGTGCCCATGGTTCTCGCTGAGGTGGACGCCGCGCATCCCCCCGTCCGGGCCGCCCCCGGACGAGGCGTACCGTGGACGGGACCCGCCCCGCACCGTCAGGAGCCCCCGCATGCCCACCGTCCTCCTCACCGGATTCGAGCCCTTCGACGGCGACACCAGCAACCCGTCGTGGACGGCCGTGCAGGAGGTGCGCGACCGCTGGGACGGGGACGCCGAGATCCAGGTGCGGCAGCTGCCCGTCGACTTCGCGAAGGTCGACGACGCGCTGCGGGCGGCGCTCGCCGAGGTGGATCCCGACGTCGTGATCTCCGTGGGCCTCGCCGGCGGCATCGAGACCCTCGAGGTGGAGCGCATCGCGATCAACGTCGACGACGCCCGCATCCCCGACAACACGGGCTTCCAGCCCATCGACGAGCCGGTCGTCGACGGCGGCCCCGCCGCGTACTTCAGCACCCTGCCGATCAAGGCGGCGGTCGCGGCCGTGCGCACGAAGGGGATCCCCGCGGTCGTCTCGCAGACCGCCGGCACGTACACCTGCAACCACGTCTTCTACCTGCTGATGCACGAGCTGCGCGAGCGCCCGGGCACGCGCGGCGGCTTCGTCCACATCCCGTACTCGACGGAGGAGGCGATCGGCACCGACCGCCCCTACATGCGCATGGAGCAGATCGCGACGGCCCTCACCGCCGTCGTGAAGGCGACGCTCGCGAACGCGACCGACGTGAAGGTGGGCGGCGGGTCGCTCGACTGATCCGCGGCGGCGTCACGCCACCCGCGCGTCCGCCCCGCGCACCCGCAGCATGAGCACGAGCCCCGCGAGCAGCACGATCACGATGCCGATGACCCCGAAGCGCGTGTCGCCCGTGATCGCCACCGCGATGCCGAAGAGGCCGGGCGCCAGGAACGAGACCGCGCGGCCGGTGGTCGTGTAGAGGCCGAACATCTCGCCCTCGCGGCCGGCCGGCGAGATCCGCGCGAGGAAGGTGCGGCTCGACGACTGCACGGGACCCACGAACAGGCAGAGGAACAGGCCCGTCGCCCAGAAGCCGGCCTTCGCGTCGCCGACGAAGAGCACCGCGGATCCGCCGACGATGAGGCACACGAGCGAGACGAGGATGACGGGCTTCGCGCCGAACCGGTCGTCGAACCAACCGGCCGCGAACGTGCCGATGCCGGCGACCACGTTGGCCGCGACGCCGAACAGCAGCACCTCGGTGGTCGTGAACCCGAAGACCTGGGCCGCGATGATCGCCCCGAACGTGAACACCGCCGCGAGCCCGTCGCGGAACACCGCGCTCGCGAGCAGGAACACGAGCACGCGCGGCGACTCCCGGTAGAGCTCGGCGATGCGGCGGAACAGCGTGCGGTACGACGCGACGATCCCCTGCCGCGCGCGACCGGGCGTCGCGGGGATCTCGGGCACGCCCACGAGCACGGGGATCGAGAACACGGCGCACCAGATGGCGGCCACGAGGATCGCGATGCGCACGTCGAGCGCGCCGCCCTCCGCCCCCGACGGCAGGCCGAGGAGGCCGGACGCGCCGGGCGTCCCGAAGTCGAAGAGGAAGAGGCCGAGCAGCAGCGCGAGCAGCACGATGCCGCCCACGTAGCCCATGCCCCAGCCGAGGCCGGACACGCGGCCGACCGTGCGCGGCGTGCTCACCTGCACGAGCATCGCGTTGTAGTTGACGCTCGCGAACTCGAAGAACACGTTGCCGGTCGCGAGCAGCACGGCGCCGAGCCAGAGGTAGGAGGGCACGGGCTCGACGAACACCATGCCGAGCATCGCGAGCACGACGATCCCGGTGTTGATCCCGAGCCAGAGGCGGCGGCGCCCGGATCCGTCGGAGCGCTGCCCGAGCACGGGCGCGAGCACCGCGATGAGGAGGCCCGCGATGGTGAGGGCGAGCGAGATCACGCCGGAGGTGTCGGCCTTGGCGGCCACGAGCGCGGGGTTCCGGGCGTCGTCGCCCGCGGCCGCCACGATGGCGGGATCCACGAACAGGCTGCTGGCGAGGTACGTGCTGAAGACGAAGGTGGTGACCACGGCATTGAAGGCCGCGGATCCCCAGTCCCACAGCGCCCACGCGGCGACCCGTCGGCGGGGAGGGGCGGCGGGCTCGTCGATGCGTCCGGGCGCGGCGGTGCTCATGCTCGCAACCTAGTCGGTGGACGTGTCGCGGCAGGGTCGCGGGCCGCTCGGGCCCGCCCCTACGCTGGCCCGATGGACGGACCCCTCACCGGCGGGAACATGAACCGCGTCGAGCGCGAGGGCGACACCGTCACCCGCGACGCCGGCCCGTGGACCCCGACCGTGCACCGCTGGATGCGGCACCTCGCGCTCGCGGGCGTCAAGGGGATCCCGCAGCCGCTCGGCATCGAGGGTGGCCGCGAGCGGCTGACGTACATGCACGGCGACGTGCCCGTCTACCCGCTGCCCGACTGGATCTGGGCCGACGACGTCCTCGTCCAGGCCGGCCGCCGCCTGCGCGAGCTGCACGACGCGAGCGTCGGCTTCATGCTGGGCGGCGCCGTCTGGCAGTCGGAGGTCAAGGTGCCGAGCGAGGTGATCCGCCACAACGACTTCGCGCCGCACAACCTCGTCTTCGCCGACGGCCGGCTCACGGGCGTCATCGACATGGACATGGCCTCGCCCGGCCCGCGCATCTGGGACATCGCGTACCTCGCCACGCGCGCGGTGCCGCTCACCGGATCGACCCCCGAGGGCGCGCCCGGCATGGACGACGCCCGCCGCCGCGTGGCGCTGCTCCTCGACGCCTACGGATCCGACGCCACGTGGGCCGACGTCCTGCGGATCGCGATCCTGCGCCTGCACGACCTCGCCGGGATCTCGCTCGCCAAGGCCGACGAGCTCGGCAAGCCGCGCCTCCGCGACGACGCCGCCCACTACGAGCGCGACGCCGCGTTCCTCCGCGGGATCCTCGACGCCGAGCGCACGCATCCCGGCCCGGCCTGACGCCTCAGCCGCGCGCGATCCGCCCCGCGACCTCCCGCAGCACGTCCGCGTCCTCGTAGGCCAGCCCCATCCCGACCGCGTCGGCCACCGGGAACCACGCCACGCGCTGCCCCTCGGTGAGCCGGATATCCTCCGCCGCCGCGTCGAGCCGCGCGGTGAACGTGTGCTCGATCCCGTAGGAGCGCGTGCGCGTCATGAGGTGCGCGACCTCGGCCGGCGGGATCCGCACGCCCAGCTCCTCCTCCACCTCCCGCACGATGCACGCGAGCGGCGTCTCGCCCGGCTCGAGCATCCCGCCCGGGATCGCCCACATGCCGGGGAACGGGATGGTCGGGATGTCGTCGCGCAGCTGCAGCAGGATGCGCCCGGCCGCGTCGACCAGCACGACCTGGCAGCCCTCGCTCACGCGGACGCGCCCGCGTCCGGCCCGTCGATGGTGTGCGCCGTCATCGCGATCGCGGCGCGCGCGATGTCCTCGGCGGTCTCCTCGGTGCCGAGCGCGGGGGAGGCCCGCAGCGCGACGGCGGCCGCCTCCCGGTAGTCGGCCTCCATGCGCGCGAGGGTCTTCCGGCCCGCGGCGGTGAGCTCGAGGAAGACGCTGCGGCGGTCCCTCGGGTTGGGCACGCGGTCGAGGTGCCCGGCTCCCACCAGGCGGTCGATCACGGCGGTCACCGCACCCGTGCCCATCGAGATCTCCGCGGCCAGGTGCTTGGGGGTCATCCGGTGGAGGTCGCCGACCACGCTGATCACGGTCAGGTCGGTGACGTTCACCCCGATGTCCTGCGCGATGCGCGTGCGCAGGTGGCGCTGCGCCGTCTCGACCATGTGCAGCGCGTTGGCGAGGGCCTCCACGGCCGCGGCGTCGTCGCGGCGGGGAGCGGTTCTCTCCGGGCTCATGTCGGGTGTCCCTGCATCGGTGGATCCGGCGGATCCATGGGCGGTCCAGCGACTGTAACGCGCCCTCGCGGCCGCGATCCCCTCGGCGAACGCACGCCCCCCGCAGTGGGGGGATTGCGCGATTCCCAAGTAGCTGTATCTTCGAGTTACTTGCAAAGCGAGTCACCGAGCTTCCTCCCCAGGGGCTCACCCCGCCCCTCCCCCCTACGCACCCGGAGTCTGACCATGTCGCACCACATCGCCGCCGCCGCCAAGACCAAGCGCGTCCGCTTCGCCCCCCTCGCCATCGCCGGCGGCGTCGCCGCCGCCGTCCTCCTCTCCGTCTCGATGTCCGGCACGCTGTCGGGCTTCGTCGCCTCGATCACCAACGACACGAACACGGCGGCCTCCGGCTCGCTCGTCATGCAGGAGTCGCAGGCCGGCGCCAACGGCGCCGCGACCGTCACCTGCCTCAGCACGAGCGCGACGTCCGGCGTCGACTCCAACGCCGCCACCTGCTCCACCATCAACAAGTTCGGCGGCTCGACCACGATGATCCCCGGCCAGACGGTCACGAGCGTCGTGAACATCAAGAACGTCGGCACCTCCAAGGCCTCGACCTTCACGCTGACCCCCGGCGCCGCCTGCACGCAGACCAAGAACGGCACCGTCAACGGCTCGGCCACCGACTTCTGCTCCAAGCTCAACGTCGTCATCACCGCGGCCGGCAGCGCCACCCCCGTCTACTCGGGCACCGCCGCGGCCCTCGCCGGCTCCTCCGCCAAGACGCTGACCGCCCTCGCCGCGACCGCGAGCACCGACTTCACCTTCGCCGTCACGCTCGACGCCTCCGCCGGCAACACGTACCAGGGCCTCGGCGCCTCGCTGCCCCTCACCTGGACCTTCGCCAGCTAGTCCCCCCTGCCAGTCCCCCAGCTGGATCCCCCGCGGGGCCGCCGAGAGGCGGCCCCGCACCCATCCCCTCGAAGCCCCTGACCCGGGAGGCGCACCATGACCGACATCCAGGACCGCTCGACCGCCCCGACGGCCGACGCCACGGCGCTCGACGCCACGGCGATCGACGCCCTCGAGCTCGACCTCGAGCTGGAGATCGACCTGGACCTGGAGCTCGACCTCGAGCTCCGCGCCGAGGACCTGCACCTCGACCCGGCCGCGGTCCTCGTCCCCCTGGTCCCCGCCCCCGCCCCCGCCCTCCCCGTGCGCGGCGCTACCCGTCGCGCCGCACGCGCCTCCCGCACGATCCGCCGCCGCACCGTCCTCATGTGGGCGGCCACCGTGATCCTCACCGCCCTCGTCGCGACGACGCTCCTCTTCCAGGCGTCCGGCGGCCGCTGGTTCGTCGTGCAGACCCCGTCGATGGGCACCACGGCCCCGGTCGGCACGCTGCTCCTCACGACCCCCGTCCTCCTCGAGGACGTCCAGCCGGGCGACGTCGTCAGCTTCCACCCCTCGACCACCCCGGACGAGACCTACACGCACCGCGTCATCGCGGTCGACGCCGACGGCCTCACCACGCAGGGCGACATCAACGGCGCGGTGGATCCCTGGAAGACCGACCAGGCGCACCTCGTCGGCGAGGCCACCACGATCCTCCCCGGCTTCGGCTGGCTCGCGAAGGGCGTGCCGCTGCTGCTCGCCGGCTTCGTCATCGTCTTGATGCTGACCCGCCTCATCGGCTCGCCCACGCACCGCGCCTCCATGCGCATGCTCGGCGGCGCGCTGGTCGCCGCGTTCACGGTCTTCCTGCTCAAGCCCTTCGTCGGCCTCGTCGTCCTCGACGCCGCGACGCGTGGCAGCGACGTCGAGGCGACCGTCGTCTCGACCGGCATGCTCCCCATCCGCATCGCGGCGGAGGGCGGCACCCACGCCACGCTCGCCGCCGGCCAGGTCGGCACCATCACCGCCCCCGCCGGCGAGGCCGGGCGCTTCTACGACGTGTCCTCCACGCTCGACCTGCCGCTGTGGGGCTGGATCCTCTTCTTCGGCATCTGCGCGCTCCCCCTCCTCTGCACGCTCGTCGTCGGCCTCCCCGCCGAGCGCGAGGAGCGTCGCGCGTGAGCGTCGCCTCCCGCCTCGCCGGGATCGCCGCCTCCGTCTCCGCGGTCGCGCTCGGCGCCGTGCTCCTCCTCGCGCCCGGCACGAGCGGCGCCTACAGCGCCGCCATCACCAACACGAACAACACCGCCGCGTCGTCCGCCGCCTTCTTCACCTGCTCGAGCGCCTTCGCGGCCGACAAGGCGAACGCGCTGTTCGCCTACCCGCTCAACGAGGCCTCGGGATCCACGACCGCCGTCGACGCCGCCACCGGCTCCTACCCGGGCACGTACCGCGGCGGCATGACGAGCGACACGACGAGCAGCCGGGCCTGCGCCCGCGACACCGGCGGCGCCTACGTGCTCGACGGCAGCGACTTCGTCACGAACGCCCTGCAGGCGCAGGGTCCGTCGACGTTCAGCACCGAGGTGTGGTTCAAGACGACCGTCAAGGGCGGCAAGCTCATCGGCTTCGGCAACTCGCAGTCCGGATCCTCGTCGGCCTACGACCGCCACACCTACGTCTCCACGACGGGCCAGCTGGCCTTCGGCACCTACAACGGCGGCTACCAGACGATCACGAGCTCCGCCAACGTCGCCGAC
This window encodes:
- the pcp gene encoding pyroglutamyl-peptidase I, translating into MPTVLLTGFEPFDGDTSNPSWTAVQEVRDRWDGDAEIQVRQLPVDFAKVDDALRAALAEVDPDVVISVGLAGGIETLEVERIAINVDDARIPDNTGFQPIDEPVVDGGPAAYFSTLPIKAAVAAVRTKGIPAVVSQTAGTYTCNHVFYLLMHELRERPGTRGGFVHIPYSTEEAIGTDRPYMRMEQIATALTAVVKATLANATDVKVGGGSLD
- a CDS encoding MFS transporter, with product MSTAAPGRIDEPAAPPRRRVAAWALWDWGSAAFNAVVTTFVFSTYLASSLFVDPAIVAAAGDDARNPALVAAKADTSGVISLALTIAGLLIAVLAPVLGQRSDGSGRRRLWLGINTGIVVLAMLGMVFVEPVPSYLWLGAVLLATGNVFFEFASVNYNAMLVQVSTPRTVGRVSGLGWGMGYVGGIVLLALLLGLFLFDFGTPGASGLLGLPSGAEGGALDVRIAILVAAIWCAVFSIPVLVGVPEIPATPGRARQGIVASYRTLFRRIAELYRESPRVLVFLLASAVFRDGLAAVFTFGAIIAAQVFGFTTTEVLLFGVAANVVAGIGTFAAGWFDDRFGAKPVILVSLVCLIVGGSAVLFVGDAKAGFWATGLFLCLFVGPVQSSSRTFLARISPAGREGEMFGLYTTTGRAVSFLAPGLFGIAVAITGDTRFGVIGIVIVLLAGLVLMLRVRGADARVA
- a CDS encoding phosphotransferase, whose product is MDGPLTGGNMNRVEREGDTVTRDAGPWTPTVHRWMRHLALAGVKGIPQPLGIEGGRERLTYMHGDVPVYPLPDWIWADDVLVQAGRRLRELHDASVGFMLGGAVWQSEVKVPSEVIRHNDFAPHNLVFADGRLTGVIDMDMASPGPRIWDIAYLATRAVPLTGSTPEGAPGMDDARRRVALLLDAYGSDATWADVLRIAILRLHDLAGISLAKADELGKPRLRDDAAHYERDAAFLRGILDAERTHPGPA
- a CDS encoding NUDIX hydrolase is translated as MSEGCQVVLVDAAGRILLQLRDDIPTIPFPGMWAIPGGMLEPGETPLACIVREVEEELGVRIPPAEVAHLMTRTRSYGIEHTFTARLDAAAEDIRLTEGQRVAWFPVADAVGMGLAYEDADVLREVAGRIARG
- a CDS encoding MarR family winged helix-turn-helix transcriptional regulator, producing MSPERTAPRRDDAAAVEALANALHMVETAQRHLRTRIAQDIGVNVTDLTVISVVGDLHRMTPKHLAAEISMGTGAVTAVIDRLVGAGHLDRVPNPRDRRSVFLELTAAGRKTLARMEADYREAAAVALRASPALGTEETAEDIARAAIAMTAHTIDGPDAGASA
- a CDS encoding S26 family signal peptidase; translation: MTDIQDRSTAPTADATALDATAIDALELDLELEIDLDLELDLELRAEDLHLDPAAVLVPLVPAPAPALPVRGATRRAARASRTIRRRTVLMWAATVILTALVATTLLFQASGGRWFVVQTPSMGTTAPVGTLLLTTPVLLEDVQPGDVVSFHPSTTPDETYTHRVIAVDADGLTTQGDINGAVDPWKTDQAHLVGEATTILPGFGWLAKGVPLLLAGFVIVLMLTRLIGSPTHRASMRMLGGALVAAFTVFLLKPFVGLVVLDAATRGSDVEATVVSTGMLPIRIAAEGGTHATLAAGQVGTITAPAGEAGRFYDVSSTLDLPLWGWILFFGICALPLLCTLVVGLPAEREERRA
- a CDS encoding LamG domain-containing protein — protein: MSVASRLAGIAASVSAVALGAVLLLAPGTSGAYSAAITNTNNTAASSAAFFTCSSAFAADKANALFAYPLNEASGSTTAVDAATGSYPGTYRGGMTSDTTSSRACARDTGGAYVLDGSDFVTNALQAQGPSTFSTEVWFKTTVKGGKLIGFGNSQSGSSSAYDRHTYVSTTGQLAFGTYNGGYQTITSSANVADGAWHHVVATMSPATGMTLYLDGARVAQNTGFTAPESNSGYWRIGYDNTSGWPNAGSNYFVGSMRFAAVYKTALTATQVQNHYTAGR